The DNA window ATCGAGCGAGACGCCGCCCAGCGAGCCGGCCAGCGCCGGCAGCAGCACCAGCACCATGACGGTGACCAGGTCTTCCACCACCAGCCAGCCGACCGCGATGCGGCCGTTGAACGTATCGAGGATGCCGCGTTCCTCCAGGGCGCGCAGCAGCACCACGGTGCTGGCCACCGACAGCGCCAGGCCGAACACCAACCCGCCGCCGATGCTCCAGCCCCAGAAGTGGGCCAGCGCCATGCCGAGCGCCGTGGCGACGGCGATTTGCAGCACCGCGCCGGGCAGCGCCACCTTGCGCACCGCCCACAGGTCGTCGAGCGAGAAGTGCAGGCCGACGCCGAACATCATCAGCATGACGCCAATTTCGGCCAGCTGCGACGCCAGGGCGGCGTCGGCGACGAAGCCCGGTGTAGCGGGTCCCAACATGATACCCGCAGCCAGATAACCAACCAGCGCCGGTAGTTTAAGGCGCGTTGCAAGGTAGCCGAACACCAGGCCGAAGCCCAGTGCCGCTGCGATTGTGGTGATCAGACTGATATTGTGGGGCATGCGCGGGGGGCTCCTCTGGAGATGGGGACAGTCCAAAGGGTAGCACACGAGGGCCCGCCGACAACACCCCGACCTTCGATGCAAAGCCGCGCGCGTCGCCTATTTGGTCAACGCCGCCGGCACCAGGCGCATGCCGACGCCGATGCGGTTGAAAGCGTTCATCAACGCCACGGCCATCGTCAGGTCGGCCAGTTCTTTTTGACCCAGCACGGCGGCGGCGTTTTGGTAGTCGGCGTCCGGCGCGTTGGTCTCGGCCACGCGGGTGAGCGTCTCGGCCCAGGCCAGCGCGGCGCGTTCCTTGTCGGTGAACAGCGCCTCGGCCTCCTGCCACACCGGCACCAGCACGACCTTGTCGACGCTGACGCCATGGCTCAGCAGATCGCGCGAGTGCATATCGATGCAATAGGCACAGCCGTTGATCTGCGACACGCGCAGATAGACCAGCTCCAGCAACTCGCGCGGCAGGCTGGATTCCTGCAAGGCGTTTTTAGCGATGCCGAGGCCCTTGTAGGCTTGCGGAGAGAGCGTGAAGATGTCGAGACGTACGGTCATGGCGTTGCCTTGGTTGATTGCGGATAGCCGTATTGTGCGATTTCATGGCTTAGCCAGGAAGTGCCAAGATCGGTTAACTTAGCTGGGCCATGATTCGCAGGGCCAGTTCGCGCGCCCGCTGCGGCGTTTCGATATTGGTAAAGCTCAGCAGCAGCGCGGAGGACGCGTGCGGCAGCGCGCTGCACTCGGACAGTGCTAGGGCGAACATGCCGTCCTGGCGCAGGCGTGCCGCCAGCGCGCGGTCGGTGTGACGGCCCGGCATGCGCAGCACCAGGTGCATGCCGCCCGGCTGCGGATCGATGCGCAGGCGCTTGCCCAGCACCTTGGCCAGTTCGGCCGCCACCATCTCCCGGCGCTCGCCATACAGGCGCCGCATGCGCTGGATGTGGCGGGCGAAGTGGCCTTCGTTCATGAAGCTGGCGACGATGTCCTGGGTCAGCGCCGGACCGCCGGCGGCGAAGGTCTCGCAGACCGCCTCGAAGCGCACCACCTGCGCCGGCGGCACCACCAGATAGGCCAGCCGGATCGCCGGGAACAGCACCTTGCTGAAGGTGCCCGCGTACAGCACGCGGCCCACGCGGTCCAGGCTTTTGAGCGCCGGCAGCGGGCGGCTCACGTAGCGGTACTCGCCGTCGTAGTCGTCCTCGATGATCCAGGCGTCGCTTTGCGCCGCCCAATCCAGCAACGCCAGGCGGCGCGGCAGCGACAGCGACACGCACAGCGGGCTTTGATGGGCGGGCGTGACGACGGCCGCCCGCGCGTCGGGCGCGCTGGCGACGCCGTGCGCCACTTGCAGCCCTTCGTCGTCGACCGGCACCGGCGCCGGGCGCATGCCCGCCTGCGCCAGCAGCTCGCCGGTCGGCGCATAGCCGGGATCTTCGATCCACACCCGGTCGCCGGGATGCAGCAGCGCGCGCGTGGCCAGCTCCAGCGAGTTGCGGTAGCCGGAGGTGACGAACACCTGCGACGGCGCGCAGTCGATACCGCGCGAGAGTTGCAGGTAGGTGGCGATGGCCGTGCGCAGCGCCGGCGTGCCGAAATAGGGCGGATAGGCCATGTCGGCGGCCTGCGTGGCGCGGATCGCGCGCGCCGCCAGCGCGGCCCACACCTTGCGCGGAAACGCATCAAGCGCCGGAAGTCCCATCTGAAACGGCTTGTGAAACGCCGTTGGCGACCCGCGCAGGTCGGCGGCGGCGTCGTTCGGCCGGGCGGGCAGCGCCACCGGCGCGTGGCGCACCAATGCCGGCGTGACGACGGTGCCGGCCTGGCCGCGTGTTTGCAGGTAGCCCTCGGCGCCAAGCAGCGAGTAGGCCGCTTCCACCGTGCCGCGCGCCAGCCCCAGGTCCAGCGCCAGCGCCCGCGCCGAAGGTACGCGGGCGCCCGGCTGCAGCATGCCGCTCGCGATGGCGGCCCGAAAGCGTGTGTAGATCTGGCGGTACAGCGGCTCGGTCGCGCCGTGGTCCAGCTGGAGGAATGTCGGAATGGTTGTCGTCATGGCCTACTCGTGTTGTTAATTTATGGCTCTAGGGATTATGCCATTGCGCTTCTAAGATATCGCCATCGATTTTGAAAGGGAGAGCGGCATGAATGAACAATTGAGGGACGTTGACGATGAACGGTCGCTGCGCGCCTGTTATCCGGTGATGAAGGAGTTGCGTCCGCACCTCGTGTCAGAGCAGGACTTCGTGGCGCGGGTGGAGCGCATGCGGCTGCAAGGGTATCGCATCCTCGCTGCATGGGATGGGGAGATGGTGGTGGCGCTGGCCGGCTATCGCTTGCAGGAGAATTTGGTTCACGGCCGCTTCCTGTACGTGGACGACCTGGTCTCTTCAGAGACGCACCGTGGCCAGCGCTGGGGCGCGCGCCTGTTGGAACAGTTGACCGGCTACGCGCGGCGCGAAGACTGCGTCAAGCTGGTGCTCGATACCGGCTTGTCGAACGTGCTGGCGCAGCGTTTTTACTTCCGCGCCGGCCTGCTGCCGGGCGCCACGCGCTTCGGGAAGCTGCTGTCGGAGGTTGCGGCATGAAGATCCTGCATATCACTTGCAGCGCGCGCGGCGGCGCCTCGTCCAGCTATCGTATGAGCCTGCGCATCATGGAAGGTCTTCTGGAACGCCATCCGGAGGCGCGGATCGTCGCGCGCGACCTGGCGAGCCACCCGCTGCCGCACATCGACGGCCGGTACGCGGCGGCGCTGGGCGGCTTCAATGGCGGCGCCGCGACGGATCCGGGTCGCTCGTCGCTGGCATGGTCCGACCTGTTGATTGAAGAACTGAAGCAGGCCGATTGCGTGGTGATCGCCACGCCGATGCACAACTTCACGGTGCCGTCGGTGCTGAAGGCCTGGCTTGACCACGTGGTGCGGATCGGCGTCACCTTCAATGCGACGCCGCAGGGAAAAATCGGCACGCTGGCCGACCGCCCGGTATATGTCGCGGTCAGTTCGGGCGGGCACCGCACCGGTGAGCGCGCGCGCCAGCCCGATTTCCTCGAGCCCTATCTGCGCGCCATTCTGCCGACCATCGGCCTCAAGGACTTGCGTTTCTTTTCCCTGGAGGCGACGGCCGCCGGCCCGGACGCCGCGACGGCCGCGTGGGCGGCATTCGACAGTGAACTGAGCGAGGGCCTACCTCAGACCTTGCGCACCACCACGCAGCCGATCGAGTAGCCGGCGCCGAAGGAGCAGATCACGCCCAGCTGGCCCGGGGCCATGTCGTCGGAGTGCTTGTGGAAGGCGATGATGGAGCCGGCCGACGAGGTGTTGGCGTATTCGTCCAGGATCACCGGCGCCTCGCCCGGCTCGGCGTCGCGGCCCAGCACCAGGCGGCTGATCAGCAGGTTCATGTTCAGGTTGGCCTGGTGCAGCCAGTAGCGGCTCACCTGCGGCACTTCCAGGCCGGCGCCGGCGATGGTGGTCTTGATCATCTCGGCGGCCATCGGGCACACGTCCTTGAACACTTTGCGGCCCTGCTGGCGGAACAGCTTGTCCGGCTGGCCGATGCCCGACTCGTCGAAACGATTCAGGAAGCCGAAGTTGTTGCGGATGTTGTTCGAGAAGCTGGTCTTGAGCTTGGTATCGAGGATTTCCCAGCGCTGCGAGCCCTTGGCCGTGTCGGCCGCTTCGATGACCATCGCCGTGCAGGCGTCGCCGAAGATGAAGTGGCTGTCGCGGTCGCGCCAGTTCAGGTGTCCGCTGGTAATTTCCGGATTGAGCACCAGCACCGCGCGCGCCTGGCCGCTTTGCACCGCCGCCACCGCCTGCTGGATGCCGAAGGTGGCCGACGAGCAGGCCACGTTCATGTCGAAGCCGTAGCCGTCGATGCCGAGCGCGCCCTGCACCTCGACCGCCATCGCCGGGTAGCCGCGCTGCATGTTCGAGCAGGCCACCAGCACCATGTCGATGTCGGCCGGCACGCGGCCGGCGCGGTCCAGCGCCTGGTGGGCGGCGGCCACGCAGATTTCGGCCTGCAGCGACAGCTCCTCGTCGGTGCGCTCGGGGATGCGCGAGACCATGCGCTTAGGGTCCAGGATGCCGGACTTTTCCATCACATAGCGCGACTTGATGCCGGACGCTTTTTCGATGAAGGCCACGCTCGACAGCTCCAGCGGCGTGACGGTGCCTTCGGCGATGGCGGCGGCGTTGTCGGCGTTGAACTGCTCGGCGTAGGCGTTGAAGCACTCGACCAGCTCTTCATTGGAGATCGATTGCGATGGCGTAAAAAGGCCGGTACCGCTGATGACGGCTTGTTTCATGATTAAACTTTCGAATTTGGCAATGGCTTGCGCCAATAATGAGCCAAATTCTACACAATGGCAGCACGATCCGCGTAATAAAGGGACGAAAATAAAACGGCGCCCCGAAGGCGCCGCCGATTACTGTCCGGCTCGTGTAGCAATGGCGGACCTGACCCCGGATTGTTAACTTCCCCAAAACAGGTCTTCCTGCTGCTGGTCGCTGGAGAACAGCCGGACTGCGACGATTTTGCCTTCTTCGATGCGGAGCAGGTCCACGCCGCGCTGTCGCAGCTTGACACCATTGGCCTCGCCGGCGAATTCGATCGTGATGGCGACCAACTCGCCGTTGGCCATGTAGTCGTCGGCGCGGGTGATCGCGAAGGTACCGTTCGATACTTCCATCATCTTGGCCAGCATCGGTCCGACGGCGGCCATGCCCCGATGCGTGCCGGAGAACTGGTTGTTGCCAGGCTGGTACCACATCACGTCGGGCGAGATGATGGCGCCCAAGGTGGCCTGGTCGCCGGCTTGTACTGCCTTGATGTAGGTTTGTGCGATGTCGATGTTGGTCATGGTTGGTTCCGGGTTCGGTTGGTCGATAGGGTTATTATTGGACATCTCTGGCAAAATTAAACGGTCTAAACGGGACAATGACTGATACATTCAAGACATTCGGCGACGAGATCCGGCCTCTGCGTTATCGGCCGAAGGCGCCTTATCTGCTCGACCTGGAAATCTTCGCCATGGCAGACCTGCGGCGCCGGGGCAGCAAGGAAAATGTGCAGGCGACGCACCGGTACGAGTTCCACACGCTGGTGTGTGTCACGCGCGGCGTTTGTACGCAGATGGTTGATTTCAAGGCTATCGCCTGTGCGCCGGGCTCCTTGCTGGTGCTGCGGCCGGGGCAGGCGCACAGCTTCGGATCGGACGAGGATTGGGAGGGCTGGAACGTGCTGTTTCGTCCGGAATTCGTTTTGCCGGTGTCGACTTCGCCGCGCGAACTCAAACTCGCCGTCGATATGATGCGGTTGGGGGAGCACCTGCGGCTAGGCAGTGATGAGCTGCGCCAAGTGACGGACGCGATCCAGCAGATGGGCGAGGACTCGCGGATGGCGGCGTCGGCGGAAGATGTGCATGCGCTGCTGCGCCATCAGCTCCACGCGCTGTTGACGCGGTTGAGTATTCTGCAAGGCAGGCCGCCCGCGCAGGAGGCGCCGGTGTCGCCCGCGTCGCAACGCTTCGGGCGCTTCCAGCAGCTGGTGGACGAGCGCTTCGCGCAGTGGCATCAGGTGGCCGACTACGCCGATCAACTCGGCTACACAGAAAAGAGCCTGGCGCGCGCGGTGACGGCGGTGCGGGGCACGACCGCCAAAGCCTTTATCGCCGCGCGTATCAACCTGGAGGCGAAGCGGCTGTTGGTGCATACCGATCTTTCGGTCGCCGGCATCGCGGAGAAGCTGGGCTTCGACGAGGCCACCAATTTCAGCAAGTTCTTCAAGCGGGAAGTGGGCTGCGCGCCGGCGGAGTTCCGCAAACGACAGCGGGATACGATCTGAGGCCACCGCATTGAGCGATCTTCTGAACCACGTAGGGCGGATTAGCGTAGCGTAATCCGCCAATGCGTGCGCCGTCGGTGGCGCATGCATGGCCGATTACGGCGTGGGCGGCCTCAGTTCGTGTCCGAATGACAGACTTGACCCCGGATTATTTCTTGACGTCGGCCTGCACGACCTTGGTTTCCTGCTTGGCCAGTTGCACCGGCAGGCCCTTGAGGTGGTTCAGCGCCTGCGCCAGCTGGAAGTCGTCGCCGCTGCCGTATTCGAGCGGCTTGCGGTTCTTTTCCATCGCGACGATGCGCAACTGCTCTTCCAGCTCGTCGCGCTTGGTCTTGGCGACTTCCTTCTCTTTATCGTTGCTCAGGTGCTTGTCCAGATCGGCCTCGCGCGTGCGCAGCGCGTTCAGGCCGTCGCCGTCGGCGTTCTCGTCCACCGCCAGGTCCGGCGTGATGCCCTTGGCCTGGATCGAGCGGCCGTGCGGCGTGTAGTAGCGCGCCGTGGTCAATTTGACGGCGGTGTCGGCGGTGAGTTGGCGTATCGTTTGCACCGAGCCCTTGCCGAACGTTTGCGTGCCGATGATGTCGGCCCGCTTGTAATCCTGCAGCGCGCCGGCGACGATTTCCGACGCGGACGCCGAGCCGGTGTTGACCAGCACCACCATCGGCACCTGCTTGACGGCGGCCGGCAGCTTGGCCAGCGCGTCGGCCTCGCTGCGCAGCGTGTAGTACTCGGGACGGCCGTAGAAAATTTGCTTCTGGTCCGGCAACTGGCCGTTGGTCGAGACGATCGCCGCGTCCTTCGGCAGGAAGGCGGCGGCCACGCCGATGGCGCCTTGCAGCACGCCGCCCGGGTCGTTGCGCAGGTCCAGCACCAGGCCCTTGATGTTCGGGTCTTGTTTGTACAGTTCGACAATCTTGGCGGCCATGTCGTCGATGGTCGGCTCCTGGAACTGCGAAATGCGCAGCCACGCGTAGCCCGGTTCGACGATCTTGCCCTTGACGCTCTTTTGATGGATCTCTTCGCGCGTGATGTTGAACACCAGCGGATCGGTCTCGCCCTTGCGCAGGATCGTCAGGCTGACCTTGGAGTGCGGCTCGCCGCGCATCTTCTTGACCGACTCGTCCAGGCTCAGGCCCTTGACGGCTGTGCTGTCGAGGCGGCTGATCAGATCACCCGCCTTGATGCCGGCGCGCCAGGCCGGCGAATCCTCGATCGGGGCGACGATCTTGATGTAGCCGTCCTCGCTTTGGCCGATCTCGATGCCGAGGCCGACAAACTTGCCCTGCGAACCTTCGCGCAGTTCGGCGTAGGCTTTCTTGTCCAGGTAAGCGGAATGGGGGTCGAGCGAGGCGACCATGCCGGAGATGGCCTCGGTCAGCAGCTTCTTGTCCTCGACCGGCTCGACGTAGTCGGACTTGATCAGTCCGAACACATCGGCCAGCTGGCGCAGCTCCTCGAGCGGCAGCGAGGGCTCGACCGGCTTTTGCGCCATGGCGGAAAATTGAAGGGAGACGGCGATGCCGGCGACGACACCGAGGCCGACCAAACCGGAATTCTTGAGTTTCTTGCCCATGTTTCACCTGTTGGAACAATGTACAGAGAGCCATCACCAGCGAGCGAATGCGCGCGCGATGTGCATGAGCTGAGTATAAACCTGATTTCGAGCAATCGTAGTAGCCGTCACGAAATGATTTATACCTTTACGGAATTTTACAACGGTTGGCGTTGACTTTGAATCTACACCAACGCCCGCTTGGCGTTACATCAAGTTTGCATAATTTTACGCAGTGTTTCCCCTACGTTCACGTCGGTAAGCATTTGTAAGAAGTGCCGCAGCAGCGTAGGGCGCGGCCTACACTGAACTCGTATTTCTCTCTACCCTGAAGTGGTTTTCGCCTGCGCCCCAAGCGCAGGCTTTTTTTTACCTACGGAGTTCCCATGCGTTCATCGTTCTTCCCCTTCACCGCTTCGCGCGCGTTGGCTTTGGCCGGCGCGCTGCTGCTCGCCGGGTCCCTGCCGTCGCCGGCCCTCGCGGTTCCCGTCCTCGACATGCATGCCGAGGACTTCCTGCCGATGGCGGACGATCTGAGGAAGGCGCTGAACCTGAATCCGAACCAGCAGATACTTTGGCAACAAACCGAGAGCAAGACGCGCAACCTGCTGCGCGAGCGCAAAGCCCGCCGCGAGCGCCTGCAGGCGGCAACGCAGGCCGGCACGCAGGGCGCCAACGTGGAGTTGCGCGATCTGACCAAGGCCATCGACGTGGAAACCGACGCCGCCGCCGCCGAGGAAAAGCTGCTGCGCGAATGGTGGCTGACCGTCAACGATGCGTTAAATGAAAGCCAGCGCAAGATCGTCGCGCAGCAGGTTAGCGAGCATTTGCTGCGGGTGCCGGACACCGGCGGCGGTCCGCACAGCGCCAGCGAGCGCAAGGAGGAGGGCGGCGAGCGTCGCGGCGGCGGCCGCAGGGGCGGTGGCGCCGGCGGCATAGGCGTTGGCGCGGGTGGCGCCAATATCACCTTGCCGGGTGGCGGCTAAGGAAACGCGCGGCGACCGGGCGTGTATCGTAAAGTAACAAAGCGGAACGGTGGCATTTAGACACGAGCTCAAGCGGTAGAATATTTGCGCGGCCGTCACAAGCGGCCGACAATGATGACTTGAAGTTCTAATCAAAGGACCGCCGTGAACCGCTTTCTGCTGAGTACCCTG is part of the Oxalobacteraceae bacterium OTU3CAMAD1 genome and encodes:
- a CDS encoding S41 family peptidase — translated: MGKKLKNSGLVGLGVVAGIAVSLQFSAMAQKPVEPSLPLEELRQLADVFGLIKSDYVEPVEDKKLLTEAISGMVASLDPHSAYLDKKAYAELREGSQGKFVGLGIEIGQSEDGYIKIVAPIEDSPAWRAGIKAGDLISRLDSTAVKGLSLDESVKKMRGEPHSKVSLTILRKGETDPLVFNITREEIHQKSVKGKIVEPGYAWLRISQFQEPTIDDMAAKIVELYKQDPNIKGLVLDLRNDPGGVLQGAIGVAAAFLPKDAAIVSTNGQLPDQKQIFYGRPEYYTLRSEADALAKLPAAVKQVPMVVLVNTGSASASEIVAGALQDYKRADIIGTQTFGKGSVQTIRQLTADTAVKLTTARYYTPHGRSIQAKGITPDLAVDENADGDGLNALRTREADLDKHLSNDKEKEVAKTKRDELEEQLRIVAMEKNRKPLEYGSGDDFQLAQALNHLKGLPVQLAKQETKVVQADVKK
- a CDS encoding helix-turn-helix transcriptional regulator, translating into MTDTFKTFGDEIRPLRYRPKAPYLLDLEIFAMADLRRRGSKENVQATHRYEFHTLVCVTRGVCTQMVDFKAIACAPGSLLVLRPGQAHSFGSDEDWEGWNVLFRPEFVLPVSTSPRELKLAVDMMRLGEHLRLGSDELRQVTDAIQQMGEDSRMAASAEDVHALLRHQLHALLTRLSILQGRPPAQEAPVSPASQRFGRFQQLVDERFAQWHQVADYADQLGYTEKSLARAVTAVRGTTAKAFIAARINLEAKRLLVHTDLSVAGIAEKLGFDEATNFSKFFKREVGCAPAEFRKRQRDTI
- a CDS encoding nuclear transport factor 2 family protein; translated protein: MTNIDIAQTYIKAVQAGDQATLGAIISPDVMWYQPGNNQFSGTHRGMAAVGPMLAKMMEVSNGTFAITRADDYMANGELVAITIEFAGEANGVKLRQRGVDLLRIEEGKIVAVRLFSSDQQQEDLFWGS
- a CDS encoding carboxymuconolactone decarboxylase family protein, which codes for MTVRLDIFTLSPQAYKGLGIAKNALQESSLPRELLELVYLRVSQINGCAYCIDMHSRDLLSHGVSVDKVVLVPVWQEAEALFTDKERAALAWAETLTRVAETNAPDADYQNAAAVLGQKELADLTMAVALMNAFNRIGVGMRLVPAALTK
- a CDS encoding beta-ketoacyl-ACP synthase III, which gives rise to MKQAVISGTGLFTPSQSISNEELVECFNAYAEQFNADNAAAIAEGTVTPLELSSVAFIEKASGIKSRYVMEKSGILDPKRMVSRIPERTDEELSLQAEICVAAAHQALDRAGRVPADIDMVLVACSNMQRGYPAMAVEVQGALGIDGYGFDMNVACSSATFGIQQAVAAVQSGQARAVLVLNPEITSGHLNWRDRDSHFIFGDACTAMVIEAADTAKGSQRWEILDTKLKTSFSNNIRNNFGFLNRFDESGIGQPDKLFRQQGRKVFKDVCPMAAEMIKTTIAGAGLEVPQVSRYWLHQANLNMNLLISRLVLGRDAEPGEAPVILDEYANTSSAGSIIAFHKHSDDMAPGQLGVICSFGAGYSIGCVVVRKV
- a CDS encoding GNAT family N-acetyltransferase; protein product: MNEQLRDVDDERSLRACYPVMKELRPHLVSEQDFVARVERMRLQGYRILAAWDGEMVVALAGYRLQENLVHGRFLYVDDLVSSETHRGQRWGARLLEQLTGYARREDCVKLVLDTGLSNVLAQRFYFRAGLLPGATRFGKLLSEVAA
- a CDS encoding PLP-dependent aminotransferase family protein, encoding MTTTIPTFLQLDHGATEPLYRQIYTRFRAAIASGMLQPGARVPSARALALDLGLARGTVEAAYSLLGAEGYLQTRGQAGTVVTPALVRHAPVALPARPNDAAADLRGSPTAFHKPFQMGLPALDAFPRKVWAALAARAIRATQAADMAYPPYFGTPALRTAIATYLQLSRGIDCAPSQVFVTSGYRNSLELATRALLHPGDRVWIEDPGYAPTGELLAQAGMRPAPVPVDDEGLQVAHGVASAPDARAAVVTPAHQSPLCVSLSLPRRLALLDWAAQSDAWIIEDDYDGEYRYVSRPLPALKSLDRVGRVLYAGTFSKVLFPAIRLAYLVVPPAQVVRFEAVCETFAAGGPALTQDIVASFMNEGHFARHIQRMRRLYGERREMVAAELAKVLGKRLRIDPQPGGMHLVLRMPGRHTDRALAARLRQDGMFALALSECSALPHASSALLLSFTNIETPQRARELALRIMAQLS
- a CDS encoding NAD(P)H-dependent oxidoreductase, yielding MKILHITCSARGGASSSYRMSLRIMEGLLERHPEARIVARDLASHPLPHIDGRYAAALGGFNGGAATDPGRSSLAWSDLLIEELKQADCVVIATPMHNFTVPSVLKAWLDHVVRIGVTFNATPQGKIGTLADRPVYVAVSSGGHRTGERARQPDFLEPYLRAILPTIGLKDLRFFSLEATAAGPDAATAAWAAFDSELSEGLPQTLRTTTQPIE